A region of the Mycobacterium sp. NBC_00419 genome:
AAAGCGCAACTACGCCAATGACACACGACTCTCCTTCGAAGTATCCCAACCCTGATCGACGTCAGAGACCACGGTCACACCTGATCGTCGACGCCTCCGTCGACCCCGCAACGCGCGCGGCCATCGGCGCGCGGCTCGGATCGTTCGACGAGCCGTCGACGGGGGAGACGCTGGTGATCGATCGCGACACGTTCGACTCGTCCCGGCTGCTCGCTGAGCTCGGGGTGGGGGCCTGGTCGGAACTCGTGCTGCGGTCGTTGGCACGAGAAACAAACCTGTTGCTGCCCAGTACGCGGTTTCTGGTGATCGGGACCGGTCCGCTGAGTGAGCGGCTCGTCAGCGCGTTGTCCCGGATCGGCGGTTACGTCGAACTGACCTCGGACGATCCGGTCGCCCTCGTGCTCGCTGCACGGCGGTCCCCGATACGCGCCCGACTGTACGACGGTGCGCCCGCGGTGCCCGCTGACGTGGATGTGGCCATCGTCGCAGGAGTTGACCACCCGCCACTGACGCCGGAGCTGCTCCAGGCCGCTGATCACCCGCTTGTCGTCGTCGACGCGACACTGCCGAACGCCGGCCTGTGGTCTGAGCAGCCGACGGTGGCGACGGTGCGAAACCTGCGCCAACTCTCCGGCCCCCGGCCCGTCTTCGTGGTTCCGGCGCCGACGGCCGACCAACTCGACACCGCCACCGCCGAGAGTCGGGCGGACTTCGCGGTGCTGCTGGCAAGCCTCGGTGCCCCCGCCGCCGAGGCCACGCTGGCGACCAGGCTGCTGCGATGACCGCCGGCACGATCACCGATCCCGGGTTGTGGCGCAGCGGTCAGGACAAGATCGACTGGGCCAAACAGTTCATGCCGGTCACCGCGGCCCTCGGTACGCAGTTCCGCACGGCAGGCATCGTCGACGGCGTCCGGATCGGGCTGAGCCTGGTGCTCGAACCGAAGACCGCCAACCTGGCTCTCGTACTGGCAGAGGCCGGGGCGGACGTGACGGTGTTCTGCGAGGGCGCGAGCACCCGGGACGATGTCGCGGCCGCACTGTTCCGCTCGGGTATCGCCGTCTTTGCCCGCAGTGATGCCGACCACGCCACCGATCATGCGCTGGCGCTGGGATTCCTGGATCGCCGGCACCGCATCCTCGTCGACGACGGCGCGCACCTCATCGAATTGGCACATGCCGAACGCGGGCAGGTCCTCCAGGACGTGCTGGCCGCCTCCGAAGAGACCACGAGCGGCCTGTGGGCCGTTCGTGCGATGGAAGAAGCTCAGACGCTTCGGATTCCGGTGATCGCGGCCAACGACGCGAAGTGCAAGACATTGTTCGACAACGGTTATGGCACCGGACAGTCGTGCGTGTTGACCATCCAGGACCTGCTCGACGAACCCCTCGCCGGCAAGTCGGTGGTGGTGGCGGGATACGGGCACGTGGGCAGGGGCGTCGCCCGGGCGGCCAGCGCGCTGGGTGGCGTCGTCACCGTCACCGAGGTCGACCCGGTCGCAGCCCTGGAGGCTCTGTATGCGGGCTTCGGCGTCGCGCCGCTGGTCGACGCGGTGGCGGGCGCCGACCTCGTCATCTCGGCGACCGGTATCGCTCGGACGGTAGCGCTCGAGCATCTCCTCGTGCTCCGGCGGGGTGCGGCGGTTGCGGTCGCAGGTGGTGTGCAGGACGAGATCGCCGTCGCCGACGCGCTCGGTTCCGGTGCCACCCGCAGGGCGCTCGGCGAACGAATCGACGCCCTCGTGTTGCCGAACGGCAACGAGGTAGTGATCCTCGACGACGGATCGTGCATCAATTGCACTGCGGGGGAGGGTAATCCGATCGAGATCATGGATCTGTCGTTCGGGATCCAACTCTCGGCCGTCGAGTACATCGCCCGGCACGGCGCCGAACTCGGCCCCGGCCTGCACGCCCTGCCCGCCTCAGCCGATCACCGAGTGGCCGAGCTCAAACTGGCCAGTCGCGGGGTCCGCATCGACAACGACGGGTCGCGGCGATGACACCACTGCTCGAGCTGAACCGCGTCAGCGTGACCTACGCCGCGGGAAGCCAACCCGCGGTCACCGACATCGACCTTCGCGTGGACGAAGGTGAGCTGGTTCTTCTGGCGGGCCCGTCCGGTTGCGGCAAGAGCACCGTGATGCGGGTGATTAACGGACTGGTGCCGCATGCCTATCGCGCCGCCGTCAGCGGCTCGGTGACCCTGGCGGGCCGGGACGCGAAACAACTTAAGATAAAAGACATCTCGGAATCGGTCGGAACGCTGTTGCAGAATCCCGGCCGCCAGGTTGTGGGCCAGACGGTCCTGGCCGACCTCGCGTTCGGCCTGGAGAACCGGGGCAGGCCGGCGAGTGAAATTCACGATCGTATCCATCGGACTGCCGAGCGACTCGGCATCACCGAATCCCTGCTGGCCGCGAACTCTCACGAATTGTCTGGCGGCCAGCTACAACTCGTGGCCTTCGCAGGTGTCCTGGTGATGGACCCTCGGCTCATCATCGTCGACGAACCACTGGCGAACCTGGACACCGAGGCCGCCGACAGGGTTCTGCGGGCGCTGCGCGACTACGTCGATGCCGGTGGGTCAGCGATCGTCATCGAACATCGCCTCGACCATGTCGTGCCGATTGCACCGGACAACGTCGTGTATCTGGACCGGGGCACCATCACCTACTCCGGTGGGCTGGACGGCTTCCTGTCGTCGGCGGATCCGGCCGCGGTGAAACTACCGTTCGATACGTTGCGCGCCCGCGCCGATATCCTGGCCGCCCAACCCTCGCCCGCGCCGCGCGCCGTGACGGGTTCACGGCTGCGCTATTCGAATGCCGATATCGGTTATGACACAAGCACAGTCGTAGCCGACGCTAACCTCGATCTGCTTGCCGGTCAGCGCGTCGCCATCCTGGGCCGCAACGGGGCGGGCAAGTCGACGCTGCTGCGTGCCGCAGTCGGCCTGGCGGACGTCACCGCCGGTAGCATCGAGCTCGAGCAGCGGCCGGTGCAGAGCTACTCGGCTAAAGAGCTCGCTGCGTTGTGCGGCTACCTTTTCCAGAATCCGACCCAGGCCCTGTTCGCCGGCACTGTCGCCGAGGAGTTGGCATTCGGGCCGCGAAACCTCGGTGTCGACCCGGGCGAGATCGAGGGCATCGGTCTGCGTGCGCTGCAGGCTGTCGGCCTCGTCGACGAACCCGATGTGATGACGCGGGTGCCTAGGACCCTGTCGTTCGGGCAGCAACGCCGACTGGCCCTTGCGCTTGCTCTCACGCTGAGCCCGAAGTGCCTGATCCTCGACGAGCCGACCGCGGGCCAGGACGAGGCGTCAGCTTCGCATTTCCTGGACTCGATCCTGGAGCTTCCCGGTGTGGACAGCGTCTACTGCATCACCCACGATGTCGATCTGGCGCTGTGGCGTTGCGACCGGGTGATCGTCGTCGACGGCGGCAAGGTCATCGCCGACGGCTCCTCCCATGACGTCCTCCACGACACGTCCCTGTGGGACACCGGCTCGGGTGATCCTGGCCGAGCGGTGTTGCAGGAGACCGACTTTGTTCGCGCCGCACGAGCGGCAACCACGGGCGAGCGATGTATCCCGTCGCCGAATGACCTTGCCCGACAACTCAGCGCGGTCCCCTGACCACTGAATCCAGCCCGTCACCCACACCAACAGAAGAGGAATCATGACCATCAACAGCGCAGCACCCGCCAAGCCCTGGACCGTGACGTCCCGAACCATCGTGTTCGGTGCGGTCGGCGCCGCCCTGTACGGGGCCCTGGGCGTCTTCAGCTTCATCGTTCCCGGAACCGCCAACGTGGCCCTCCGTCCGGCACTGGCGATCATCCCGTTCGTCGGGCTTCGATTCGGTCCTGTCGCCGGGTTCTTCACCGGGCTCGTCGGCAACGCGATCGTCGATCAGATTCAGGGGTTCGGCTTCTTGACCTATTGGAACTGGAGCCTGGCCAACGGCCTGGTCGGTCTGATCGCGGGGCTGTTGGCCTACTACACCCGCGAACCCGAGAAGGAGTCGCGCCGGATCGTCCGGGTCGAGGTGATCGTCGCCGTCGCTGTGATCCTCGGTCTGCTGTTCACGATCACTGACATCTTCCTCGGCAACACGCTGGTCTACTGGTTCACCGCGGCCTACCTGCCTGCCCTGCTCAGCAGCGGTCTGGCGTCACTGGTACTCGTTCCGGTCCTCGACAAAGCCTGGCAGCCCCTGGCCAACCGTGCCGGTCGCTGATGGAGGCCCCGCGCTACCTTGCGGGAAACTCGTTTCTCGGCCGGCGTGATCCGCGCGTCCTGATCCTGGTACCCGCGCTCACGGTGCTCATCGTCGCGCAGATCCAGGACCTGCGGCTGATGGCCGTCGCCGTCGTCCTGGCACTCGGGTACTACGTTGCGGCGCGGATACCGTTCCACGAGGTCCGGGCCAACTGGGGTTTCGTCGCGGTCTTCGTGTTGTTGCTGGCCGGGGCGAACGGATTGATCGTCGGCGCACAGCAGTACCGCGACGGAGTCACGACGCTGTTCACCATCCCGGTCATCAATCTGTCCGTGACGACCGCCTCGGTGGCCTACACCGTCACAATGTTGTTGCGATTCATGGCAATAGCGGCGACCGGGTTCCCGCTGGCGTTCGCCGTGCGGCCCGGGGACCTGGCCGTTGCCTTCGCCCGACTCGGGGTGCCCGACCGCTTCGCCTACGGTCTCGATCTGACGTTCCGCTTCATCCCGACAGTCTCGGCGAACCTGCGCGAAACAGTTTCTGCGCAACGACTCCGAGGTTACGAGGTGGCCCAGACGCGTAATCCGGTGCGGCGCCTCAACCAGATGCGCCCTGTGCTGGTACCGGTGACGGTCAGCGCATTCGTCGACGCGGAGGACGTTGCCGACGCGCTCGATCTGCGCGGATTCGGAACCGCGCCGCGTACCTGGTTGCGCACCTTGAGATTCAACGCCGCCGATTGGGCTGTGCTCGTATTCGTCCTGGTGCTGGCGATCGGTGCGACGGTGGCGTCCCTGACCGGCCGGATGCCCGGGTTGTGGACCGGATGAGTTCTGGGCATATCAGGCTGCACACCGCACCGTGGTTGTTCGCGGGCACCGGTGTGGTTGTCCGCCGCGGCGCCGTCGCCGTCGACGGCGGCACCATCGTGGAGGTGGGCCCACTGGACGATGTGCGGCGCCTGCTTCCGGCGGCGACGGTGGTGGAGTGGCCCGGTGTGTTGATCCCCGGGTTGGTCAACGCCCACACCCATCTGCAGTACAGCGGGATGGCCGACCTCGGCAAGGTCAAGTACGACTCCTTCGAAACGTGGTCGGAGGCCTTCGAGGAGGAGTACCTGCGCCGCTCGGACTGGCGCGAGGGCGCATACGCCGGCGCGCAGCTGCTCCTGGCGAACGGGACGACGGCGGCGGGTGATGTGGTCACGCACGTCGAGGCCCTGGATGCGCTGCACACCGCGGGAGTGCACGGCATCGCTTATTGGGAGGTGATGGCCTGGCACGAAGCCGACTGGTTCGACCACGGCCGGGATCAGGTGATCGAGGTGTTGCGACACGGCGAGGTGCACCAGGTGGGTTTGTCACCGCACGCGCCGTATTCGTTGGACACCGAGGTGTTGCGCGACCTGGGGCTTCTGGCACGCCAGTACGGGTTGCGAACCCACGTCCATCTGGCCGAATCGGCATTCGAACACGACTTCGTCGCCACCGGATCGGGGCCGCTTGCCGAGCAGTGGCGGGACTGGGGATTCGCCGAGTTCGCCCTGCTGCGCCAAGGCGGATCCGCACGCCGCCCGGTGCAGTACGCGGAGGATCTGGGTGTTCTGGGGCCGGGCACCCACATCGCCCACGGCGTGTACGTCGACGCTGAGGACAGGGCACGGTTGCGGCAGACATCCACCGTCGTGGCGCTGTGCCCTCGGTCCAACGCCGTCATCGGCCTGGACGAACCACCGGTCGCGGCCTATCTGCGGGAGGGCAACGCGATCGCGGTCGGTACCGATTCGTTGGCGTCGAGCCCGTCACTGGACGTGCTCGACGATCTCGCTGAGCTGCACCGAATCGCCAGGGCGCAGGGCTACGCGGGCGACGATCTCCATGCCCGCCTGCTCGAGGCGGCCACCGCCGGGGGTGCCGGCGCGCTGGGGATGGCCGACCGGTTCGGCACTCTGGAACCCGGCCGACTCGCCGACTTCACGATCCTGGGCATCGACGCGCACACCGGCGCCGACGCCCTGGCCGAAATCGTGGAAAGCGGTGCGGGCAAGACGATTGCGACGGTCATCGGAGGTGAGACCCGCTTCTCCCGGTGACGCACTGTCGCTAATCCTCGAGATTTCCCCGACCCGACACCGCTACGGTGATGCCATGACGGTGCGGGTGGTGCTCGTCGATGACCACGAAATGGTCATCGAGGGTCTCAAGGCGATGCTCACGCCGTTCGCCGAACGGGTCGCGGTGGTCGGCGAGGCAGTCGGTGCGGAGAAGGCGATGGCGGTGATCGCCGAGCTGCATCCCGACATCGTGCTCTGCGATGTCCGCATGCAGGGCGCCAGCGGCCTGGACCTCTGCCGCGAGATCCGCGAGCGCGACCCCGGGCAGAAGGTGATCCTGCTGTCGGTCTACGACGACGAGCAGTATCTGTTCCAGGCCATGCGGGTGGGTGCCTCTGGCTATTTGCTCAAGGGCATCAGCAGCGACGAACTGGTGCGCCAGCTCGAGGGTGTGCACGCCGGGTCGACGGCCATCGACGCCGGCCTGGCCGCCCGTGCCGCCGAGACGGCGGCCCGGCTGCAGAGCGACCAGTTCTGGCCCGGCGCACGCCACGGCCTGACCCAGCGGGAAAGTGAGATCCTCTCGCTGGTGGTGACGGGACTGTCCAACCGCGGTATCGCCTCCAAGCTGGTGATCGGCGAGGAGACCGTCAAAACCCATCTCAGCTCCATCTACCGCAAGTTCGGCGTCAGCGATCGAACCAGTGCCGCGGCAACAGCGTTGCGCGAGGGCATCTTTCAATGAACACCCCCCGCGGCGTGAGCCCGCACGCGATGCACAGCCTGGTCGATGCCGACCGCGAGGTGGCCCTGCTGCTCGACATCATCGCCGCGACGTCCTCGGGTCCCGGGGTTGAACCAATGGCCGCGGCGGTGGCCCAGATGATCACGGCGGCAACGGCTTCCGACGTCTGTTTCGTGCACGTGCTCGACGACACCGACCGCTCGCTGACGCTGGCCGGTGCCACCCCGCCGTTCGACGAGCAAGTGGGACTGGTTCGGCTGCCCCTGGGTTCGGGGGTCTCGGGCTGGGTGGCCAGCCATCGTGAGCCGGTGGTGATCGTCAGCGACAAGGAGGCCGATCCGCGCTACGTGCCGATCGCGGCCCTGCGCGGCAAGGACTTCACCTCGATGGCGTCGGTGCCGATGGAAACCGAGCCGGGCGGCCTCGTCGGGGTGCTCAACGTGCACAACATCGAGCGTCGCGACTTCACCCCGCGTGATATCGAGCTGCTGCTGATCATCGGCAGGCTCATCGCCGGTGCGCTGCACCAGGCCCGGCTGCACCGCCAGCTATCCGCCCGCGAACGCGCACACGAGAACTTCGCGGAGCAGGTGATCGCCGCCCAGGAAAGCGAGCGCCGCCGGCTGGCCGGCGATATCCACGACGGCATCTCCCAGCGGCTCGTCGGCCTGAGCTACCGACTCGATGCCGCCGCGCGCGCCGTCGACGACGGCGACCAGCCGGCTGCCGCCGAGCAACTGGAAAAGGCCCGGGATCTGGTCGATCTCACCTTGGCCGAGGCGCGCTCGGCGATCAGCGGTCTGCGCCCGCCGGTGCTCGACGATCTCGGCCTGGTCGGTGGGCTGGCGAGCCTGGCCGCCTCCATCCCGGAGGTGGACCTGGAGTTGCACCTGGCCGACGAGCGGCTGCCCGAGCACATCGAGGTGGCGGTGTATCGCATTGCCCAGGAATGCTTCCAGAACGTCGTCAAGCATTCCCGGGCGCTGGTCGCCACCGTCACGTTCACCGTCGCCGACGGGGTGGCCCGGCTCGAGGTCGTCGACAACGGGGTGGGGTTCGAGGCCGGGCCGGTGTCGTCCTCCGGCGGCTACGGCATGTTGTCGATGGCCGAGCGTGCCGAATTGGTCGGCGGCTCGGTGAAGGTACGGTCGCGCCCCGGCGCGGGCACCACCGTGACGGTGAGCATTCCGGTCGACGGCTAGCGCCGAGATCGACGAAATGGCGCGATCCTCTCGCACTTTCGCGCCCGTTTGTGGGTTTGGGCGAGAACGGGGCTAGCGGCGCAGCGTCTCCGAAGGTGCTTCGCCCCAACGCTTTCGGTATTCGACGGCGAAACTGCCGAGGTGGTTGAAACCCCACCGCTCGGCGACCTGGGTCACCGTCACGCCGTCGGCGGGGATGGCGTCGGTGAGTTCCTCGTGCACCCGCTCGAGCCGGCGCTCCCGCACATAGGTCATCGGCGTCATGCCCAGCTCCTCGCGAAAGCCCTGCTGGATGGATCGCACGCTCATGTGCACGGCCTTGGCCACGGCTTCCATCGTGATGCGTTCGGCGAGATGGTCCTCGATGAAGTTCATGGCGTTCTGCACCACCGCGCGGCGCTGATCCGGCGGGGCCGGGGCGAGGAACTCGGCATAGTAATTCGACGGCTGCAGGTGCAGCAGGCTGCTGATGACGAACTCCTCGACGGCGCCGATACCCTGCCCGCGCTGGATCAGTGAGCCCTCGTGGAACACCTCGGTGTGGATCAACTGCACGGCGGCGTGCCAGCGCATGGCGGCCTCGGTGGCCATGTCGAATTCGGGTTCGAAGATCAGCGGGCGGTCCATGCCGCGGCCGAGCAGCCGGGTCAGATGTGCGGCCAGGGCCCGCTCCTCGATGCGGACGATCAGCTGTGGCGAGTCGTGGTCGAACGCCATCCGCAGCGATGCGCCGGGACTGCTGACCACCGAGCAGATTGTGTTGGCCTCGAAGGTCTTTCCGCGATGCTCGGCGAGCGCACGCCCGTTCATCGGCATGTGCACCGCGTAGTGCGGGCCCAGCATGGGGATGTCGACCGCCGCCGCGACGTGCAGGTCGAGATAGAGCAGGCTGACGTTGCGCAGCCGCACCCCGTGCATGGTGGCGGCGAAACCCGGGATTTCGTCGGGACCGACCGTCAGATTCAGCGGCCCCAACGTCTTGGCGATGAGCCTCGCCGCCGACTTCACGTCCTCGGTGTAGAAGATCTCATTGTTTGCCAGCGCCGGTGGCACACCCCGCGACCGGACCTTGCGGCGGACCGGGTTGCTGGTGCGCCGGACGTCGATGTAGCCCAGTCTGGTGAGCCGCGACATCAACGCCCGCCGTGCTCTGAATCCCGAGGCAGGTCGGCCGACACAAATTTGCTTGCATTCGGCACGTCCAGCCCCCTAAACATCGGCGTCGCTTCAACGCGGTCAATTCTTCGCAATCCTGACAGCCACTGCGCGAAAGCGATAGGCACAACAGTCCCATAGGTCTACTTTTGTGATTGAAGCCACACCTGCCGTAGGTGTGCCGTGGGTGGCTCTCCAGGAGGTTTGCATGACGGCTAACGGTCAGGCAGTGGCGGTCACCCCCGCGGATTCGGTTCGGGACCGGTTGGACGACCCCAGGGTCGCCGAGGCCCTCAACACCCTGCTTGATCATGCCGATGTGCTTGCTGTGCTGGTCAGCGGCTTGGACGGTCTGGTCCGGCGCGGCGACACGATCACCGAGAGTGTTTCCTCGGCGGTCTCCGAGTTCCGCGGCGCCTCGGTGGCCGCCGGAATCCCCGGCGCAGCGGCGTTCAAGGGTGTCGACCTGCAAAGCCTGGCCACCAGCCTGGCCACCCTGTCCGGCTCGGTCGTCGGCGCGACGCCCGCGCTGAACACCCTGCTGACCTCCAAGCTCACCGACCCGCAGACCGCGCAGCTGCTCGCCTCGGTGGGCGACGCACTGGTCGACGGAAAGGCCGGCGCCGCCAACCCGCCGAAGGGTCTCTACGGCCTGTACAAGGCCACCAAGGATCCCGACATCGCCCGCGGCCTTGGCTTCCTGCTCGCGGTCGCCAAGTCCTTCGGCCGCCGAGTGGGTCAGTAGTGACCTCGTCGCCCGCCGCCTGTTCGTCCACCGCTCGATCTGTCGTTCATCAGCCCGCGTCGGCCTCGCCCTAGGTCGTCCTTTGAGAGGAGTTCTGCATGGCTTCCGTTCTGTGGTTTCAGGGAGGGGCATGTAGTGGCAACACCATGTCGTTTCTCAACGCCGAGGAACCCAACGTCGTCGACCTCATCGTCGACTTCGGGCTGGACCTGATCTGGCATCCGTCGCTGGGGCTCGAACTGGGCAAGAACGCCCAGAAGGTGTTCTGGGACTGCGCCAAAGGCGACCGTCCGCTGGACATCTTCGTCTTCGAGGGCACCGTCATCGAGGCGCCCAACGGCACCGGCCGGATGGACATGTTCGCCGACCGCCCGATGAAGGACTGGGTGACCGATCTGGCCGGCGCGGCCCAGATTGTGGTGGCCATCGGTGACTGCGCCTGCTGGGGCGGCATTCCCGCGATGGAGCCCAACCCGTCGGCGTCGACCGGTCTGCAGTTCCACAAGCGCGACAAGGGTGGATTCCTCGGACCCGACTTCCGCTCCAAGATGGGTCTGCCCGTCATCAACATCCCCGGCTGCCCGGCGCACCCGGACTGGATCACCCAGATCATCGTGGCGCTGGCCACCGGACGTGCCGGCGACATCGCCCTGGACGAACTGCACCGGCCCGAGACGTTCTTCAAGACGTTCACCCAAACCGGTTGCACCCGTGTCCAATTCTTCGAATACAAGCAGTCGACCATGTCGTTCGGCGAAGGCACCCGCACCGGCTGCCTGTTCTACGAGTTCGGCTGCCGCGGTCCGATGACCCACTCGCCGTGCAACCGCATCCTGTGGAACCGGCAGTCGTCCAAGACGCGTGCCGGTATGCCGTGCCTGGGCTGCACCGAGCCGGAATTCCCACACTTCGACCTGGCTCCGGGAACGCTGTTCAAGACCCAGAAGGTCGGCGGGGTGATCCCCAAGGAAGTGCCGGAGGGATCCGACCACCTCACCTACATGGCTCACGCCGCAGCCGCTCGTATCGCGGCCCCGCAGTGGTCCAAAGAGGACATGTTCGTCGTCTAACACCACCCCGAAAACTTCTTGCGCTCAACCCTTTTGGAGGAACTGCACATGACCGCACTTGACCTGTACGTCAGCCCGCTGGGACGGGTCGAGGGTGACCTCGACGTCCGCGTCACCATCGAGGACGGGGTCGTCACGTCGGCTTGGACCGAGGCCGCGATGTTCCGCGGCTTCGAGATCATCCTCCGGGGCAAGGACCCACAGGCCGGCCTCGTCGTCTGTCCGCGTATCTGCGGGATCTGCGGCGGCAGCCACCTGTACAAGTCCGCCTACGCCCTGGACACCGCCTGGCGCACCCACATGCCGGCCAACGCCACCCTGATCCGCAACATCGCTCAGGCCTGCGAGACCCTGCAATCGATTCCGCGCTACTTCTACGCGCTGTTCGCCATTGACCTGACCAACAAGAACTACGCCAAATCCAAGCTGTACGACGAGGCCGTCCGTCGCTTTGCGCCCTATGTCGGCACCAGCTACCAGAAGGGTGTGGTGCTGTCCAACAAGCCGGTTGAGGTCTACGCCATCTTCGGCGGGCAGTGGCCGCACTCCAGCTTCATGGTGCCCGGTGGGGTGATGTGCGCACCGACGCTGTCGGACGTGACGCGCTCGATCGCGATTCTCGAGCACTGGAAGGACAATTGGCTCGAGGGCGCGTGGCTGGGCTGCAGCATCGACCGCTGGCTGGAGAACAAGACCTGGGAAGATGTGCTGGCCTGGGTGGACGAGAACGAGTCGCACTACAATAGCGACTGCGGTTTCTTCATCCGCTACTGCCTCGACATCGGCCTGGACAAGTACGGCCAGGGGGTGGGCAACTACATCGCCACCGGCACCTACTTCGACCCGACGCTGTATGAGAACCCCACCATCGAGGGCCGCAACGCGGCATTGATCGGCCGCGGTGGCATCTACGCACAGGGCCAGTGGCACGAGTTCGATCAGGCCAACGTCCGCGAGGACACCAGCCACTCCTTCTATCAGGGCAGCAAGCCGCTGCACCCGTTCGAAGGCGAGACCCTCCCGATCGACCCCGAAGAGGGCAGGAAACAAGGCAAGTACAGCTGGGCGAAGTCACCGCGCTACGCCGTCGGCGACCTCGGCACCATCCCACTGGAGGCCGGACCGCTGGCCCGCCGGATGGCTGCGGGCGGCCCCAATGCCGCGCCGCACCAGGACAACGACCCGTTGTTCGTCGACATCCTGAGCAAGATCGGGCCCAGCGTGCTGACCCGGCAGCTGGCCCGCATGCACGAGGGCCCGAAGTACTACAAGTGGGTCAAG
Encoded here:
- a CDS encoding amidohydrolase family protein, which gives rise to MSSGHIRLHTAPWLFAGTGVVVRRGAVAVDGGTIVEVGPLDDVRRLLPAATVVEWPGVLIPGLVNAHTHLQYSGMADLGKVKYDSFETWSEAFEEEYLRRSDWREGAYAGAQLLLANGTTAAGDVVTHVEALDALHTAGVHGIAYWEVMAWHEADWFDHGRDQVIEVLRHGEVHQVGLSPHAPYSLDTEVLRDLGLLARQYGLRTHVHLAESAFEHDFVATGSGPLAEQWRDWGFAEFALLRQGGSARRPVQYAEDLGVLGPGTHIAHGVYVDAEDRARLRQTSTVVALCPRSNAVIGLDEPPVAAYLREGNAIAVGTDSLASSPSLDVLDDLAELHRIARAQGYAGDDLHARLLEAATAGGAGALGMADRFGTLEPGRLADFTILGIDAHTGADALAEIVESGAGKTIATVIGGETRFSR
- a CDS encoding adenosylhomocysteinase is translated as MTAGTITDPGLWRSGQDKIDWAKQFMPVTAALGTQFRTAGIVDGVRIGLSLVLEPKTANLALVLAEAGADVTVFCEGASTRDDVAAALFRSGIAVFARSDADHATDHALALGFLDRRHRILVDDGAHLIELAHAERGQVLQDVLAASEETTSGLWAVRAMEEAQTLRIPVIAANDAKCKTLFDNGYGTGQSCVLTIQDLLDEPLAGKSVVVAGYGHVGRGVARAASALGGVVTVTEVDPVAALEALYAGFGVAPLVDAVAGADLVISATGIARTVALEHLLVLRRGAAVAVAGGVQDEIAVADALGSGATRRALGERIDALVLPNGNEVVILDDGSCINCTAGEGNPIEIMDLSFGIQLSAVEYIARHGAELGPGLHALPASADHRVAELKLASRGVRIDNDGSRR
- a CDS encoding DUF1641 domain-containing protein, with amino-acid sequence MTANGQAVAVTPADSVRDRLDDPRVAEALNTLLDHADVLAVLVSGLDGLVRRGDTITESVSSAVSEFRGASVAAGIPGAAAFKGVDLQSLATSLATLSGSVVGATPALNTLLTSKLTDPQTAQLLASVGDALVDGKAGAANPPKGLYGLYKATKDPDIARGLGFLLAVAKSFGRRVGQ
- a CDS encoding AraC family transcriptional regulator; this encodes MSRLTRLGYIDVRRTSNPVRRKVRSRGVPPALANNEIFYTEDVKSAARLIAKTLGPLNLTVGPDEIPGFAATMHGVRLRNVSLLYLDLHVAAAVDIPMLGPHYAVHMPMNGRALAEHRGKTFEANTICSVVSSPGASLRMAFDHDSPQLIVRIEERALAAHLTRLLGRGMDRPLIFEPEFDMATEAAMRWHAAVQLIHTEVFHEGSLIQRGQGIGAVEEFVISSLLHLQPSNYYAEFLAPAPPDQRRAVVQNAMNFIEDHLAERITMEAVAKAVHMSVRSIQQGFREELGMTPMTYVRERRLERVHEELTDAIPADGVTVTQVAERWGFNHLGSFAVEYRKRWGEAPSETLRR
- a CDS encoding energy-coupling factor transporter transmembrane component T family protein, yielding MEAPRYLAGNSFLGRRDPRVLILVPALTVLIVAQIQDLRLMAVAVVLALGYYVAARIPFHEVRANWGFVAVFVLLLAGANGLIVGAQQYRDGVTTLFTIPVINLSVTTASVAYTVTMLLRFMAIAATGFPLAFAVRPGDLAVAFARLGVPDRFAYGLDLTFRFIPTVSANLRETVSAQRLRGYEVAQTRNPVRRLNQMRPVLVPVTVSAFVDAEDVADALDLRGFGTAPRTWLRTLRFNAADWAVLVFVLVLAIGATVASLTGRMPGLWTG
- a CDS encoding response regulator transcription factor, which codes for MTVRVVLVDDHEMVIEGLKAMLTPFAERVAVVGEAVGAEKAMAVIAELHPDIVLCDVRMQGASGLDLCREIRERDPGQKVILLSVYDDEQYLFQAMRVGASGYLLKGISSDELVRQLEGVHAGSTAIDAGLAARAAETAARLQSDQFWPGARHGLTQRESEILSLVVTGLSNRGIASKLVIGEETVKTHLSSIYRKFGVSDRTSAAATALREGIFQ
- a CDS encoding GAF domain-containing sensor histidine kinase, with amino-acid sequence MNTPRGVSPHAMHSLVDADREVALLLDIIAATSSGPGVEPMAAAVAQMITAATASDVCFVHVLDDTDRSLTLAGATPPFDEQVGLVRLPLGSGVSGWVASHREPVVIVSDKEADPRYVPIAALRGKDFTSMASVPMETEPGGLVGVLNVHNIERRDFTPRDIELLLIIGRLIAGALHQARLHRQLSARERAHENFAEQVIAAQESERRRLAGDIHDGISQRLVGLSYRLDAAARAVDDGDQPAAAEQLEKARDLVDLTLAEARSAISGLRPPVLDDLGLVGGLASLAASIPEVDLELHLADERLPEHIEVAVYRIAQECFQNVVKHSRALVATVTFTVADGVARLEVVDNGVGFEAGPVSSSGGYGMLSMAERAELVGGSVKVRSRPGAGTTVTVSIPVDG
- a CDS encoding ABC transporter ATP-binding protein, with protein sequence MTPLLELNRVSVTYAAGSQPAVTDIDLRVDEGELVLLAGPSGCGKSTVMRVINGLVPHAYRAAVSGSVTLAGRDAKQLKIKDISESVGTLLQNPGRQVVGQTVLADLAFGLENRGRPASEIHDRIHRTAERLGITESLLAANSHELSGGQLQLVAFAGVLVMDPRLIIVDEPLANLDTEAADRVLRALRDYVDAGGSAIVIEHRLDHVVPIAPDNVVYLDRGTITYSGGLDGFLSSADPAAVKLPFDTLRARADILAAQPSPAPRAVTGSRLRYSNADIGYDTSTVVADANLDLLAGQRVAILGRNGAGKSTLLRAAVGLADVTAGSIELEQRPVQSYSAKELAALCGYLFQNPTQALFAGTVAEELAFGPRNLGVDPGEIEGIGLRALQAVGLVDEPDVMTRVPRTLSFGQQRRLALALALTLSPKCLILDEPTAGQDEASASHFLDSILELPGVDSVYCITHDVDLALWRCDRVIVVDGGKVIADGSSHDVLHDTSLWDTGSGDPGRAVLQETDFVRAARAATTGERCIPSPNDLARQLSAVP
- a CDS encoding ECF transporter S component, which gives rise to MTINSAAPAKPWTVTSRTIVFGAVGAALYGALGVFSFIVPGTANVALRPALAIIPFVGLRFGPVAGFFTGLVGNAIVDQIQGFGFLTYWNWSLANGLVGLIAGLLAYYTREPEKESRRIVRVEVIVAVAVILGLLFTITDIFLGNTLVYWFTAAYLPALLSSGLASLVLVPVLDKAWQPLANRAGR